One window of the Rhipicephalus sanguineus isolate Rsan-2018 chromosome 4, BIME_Rsan_1.4, whole genome shotgun sequence genome contains the following:
- the LOC125756100 gene encoding glutathione S-transferase 4-like, with amino-acid sequence MPAILYNLPGSPPCGFVRSLAKHLGVELTLKDLDFAKKEHLSEEYLKINPFHKVPTLVEEDGFIVYESNAIAYHLLRKYAPESDLYPECYKERARIDQCLAAVASTIQPHQLMFFRPRFWENKKPTEEEVTSFEENVLKGLQYLVTDKFATGDKLTLADLCLVANLAISLENGSADASKFPKLAAYYERVKPELAYFEEIYRPSITYLQQRWSELK; translated from the exons ATGCCCGCCATTCTGTACAACCTGCCCGGCAGCCCACCCTGCGGCTTCGTACGCTCGCTCGCCAAGCACCTGGGCGTCGAGCTTACGCTCAAGGACCTGGACTTTGCGAAGAAGGAGCACCTCAGCGAGGAATACCTCAAG ATCAACCCATTCCACAAGGTGCCCACTCTCGTCGAAGAAGACGGCTTCATTGTCTACGAAAG CAATGCCATTGCCTACCACCTCCTGCGCAAGTACGCTCCCGAGTCTGATCTCTACCCTGAGTGCTACAAGGAGCGCGCACGCATCGACCAGTGTCTCGCCGCTGTCGCCAGCACTATCCAGCCGCATCAACTGATGTTCTTC CGTCCCCGCTTCTGGGAGAACAAGAAGCCAACTGAGGAAGAGGTCACCTCCTTCGAGGAAAACGTCCTCAAAGGTCTCCAATATCTCGTCACTGACAAGTTTGCCACCGGCGACAAGCTAACACTCGCTGACCTTTGCCTGGTCGCCAACCTGGCCATCTCTCTCGAG AATGGTTCCGCGGACGCCTCCAAGTTCCCCAAGCTGGCTGCCTACTATGAGCGTGTGAAGCCCGAGCTTGCTTACTTCGAAGAAATCTACAGGCCGTCTATCACCTACCTTCAGCAGCGCTGGAGCGAGCTTAAGTGA
- the LOC119390771 gene encoding LOW QUALITY PROTEIN: glutathione S-transferase 4 (The sequence of the model RefSeq protein was modified relative to this genomic sequence to represent the inferred CDS: inserted 2 bases in 2 codons; substituted 1 base at 1 genomic stop codon): MSAILYNLPGSPVCGFVHSLAKHLGVELTLKDVGFAKKEHLSVEYLKINPFHKAPALNDAGFIIYESNAIAYYLLRKYAPESDLYPECYKERARIDQCLAAVASTVQPRQLLFFRATFWENKKPTDEEVAAFEENVVTGYQHLVTDKFATGDXLTLADLCLVANLTFTLENGSVDKSKFPKLVAYYERVKSELPYFEEIXRPXLSDIKQRWSELK; the protein is encoded by the exons ATGTCTGCCATTCTGTACAACCTTCCCGGCAGTCCAGTCTGCGGCTTCGTGCACTCGCTCGCCAAGCACCTGGGCGTCGAGCTTACGCTCAAAGACGTGGGCTTTGCGAAGAAGGAGCACCTCAGCGTGGAATACCTGAAG ATCAACCCATTCCACAAGGCGCCCGCCCTCAACGACGCCGGCTTCATTATCTATGAAAG CAATGCCATTGCGTACTACCTCCTGCGCAAGTATGCCCCCGAGTCTGATCTCTACCCTGAGTGCTACAAGGAGCGCGCACGCATCGACCAGTGTCTTGCCGCTGTTGCCAGCACTGTCCAGCCGCGTCAGCTGCTGTTCTTT CGCGCGACCTTCTGGGAGAACAAGAAGCCAACGGATGAAGAGGTCGCTGCCTTCGAGGAAAACGTTGTCACAGGTTACCAGCATCTCGTCACAGACAAGTTCGCCACTGGAG AGCTCACTCTCGCTGACCTTTGCCTGGTTGCCAACCTGACTTTCACCCTCGAA AACGGCTCCGTCGACAAATCCAAGTTCCCGAAGCTTGTCGCCTACTACGAGCGTGTGAAGTCCGAGCTTCCTTACTTCGAAGAAATCTAAAGGC TCCTAAGTGACATTAAGCAGCGCTGGAGCGAGCTtaaatga